The following proteins are encoded in a genomic region of Drosophila miranda strain MSH22 chromosome 4, D.miranda_PacBio2.1, whole genome shotgun sequence:
- the LOC117188800 gene encoding uncharacterized protein LOC117188800, translating to MCACCHSSCYGCCFPPRCRDTKLVVIGKHRICIPKKKEKCNCYRNRCLLVALAYLFRCSHVSMLSMLWRMACNAGQPLRGFSRDAAWSVMQGVRAPFTEVNDQEIYDSLYDRCGMAIDPFDPDNTYKMLRLMFINTALGPDQRMGLMRMLEKLNECSFRQVNLDLLLQTLASISIDEFVYSLIHQHKLNACNDKLSEDLSQLYERVGTTNKHAIIRNRNRRDSGKVDVDMSVDPVKAASDLSRNTLVYCIPASRNTNPEQSRSSPSGCLRYAPRGKDKRRKNNSNGLMLSGRTGTDP from the coding sequence ATGTGCGCCTGCTGCCATAGTAGCTGTTATGGCTGCTGCTTTCCTCCCCGCTGCAGGGATACCAAGTTGGTAGTTATCGGCAAGCACCGCATCTGCATCCccaagaagaaagaaaaatgtAACTGTTATCGGAATCGTTGCCTCCTGGTGGCACTGGCGTACCTCTTCCGCTGCTCACATGTCTCCATGCTGTCCATGCTCTGGCGAATGGCGTGCAACGCGGGCCAGCCACTGAGAGGATTCTCGCGAGACGCGGCCTGGAGTGTGATGCAGGGGGTGAGAGCGCCATTTACCGAAGTGAATGACCAAGAGATCTACGACAGTTTGTACGATCGCTGCGGGATGGCCATCGATCCATTTGACCCGGACAACACCTACAAGATGCTGCGCCTGATGTTCATCAACACGGCCCTAGGCCCGGATCAGCGGATGGGTCTCATGCGCATGCTGGAAAAGCTGAATGAGTGTTCCTTCCGGCAAGTCAATCTGGACCTGCTTCTGCAAACGCTCGCCTCCATCAGCATTGACGAATTCGTCTACAGCCTCATCCATCAGCACAAGCTGAACGCCTGCAATGACAAGCTATCCGAGGATCTGTCGCAGCTCTACGAACGCGTGGGCACCACCAATAAGCACGCCATCATACGAAACCGCAATCGCCGTGACAGTGGGAAGGTCGACGTGGATATGAGTGTCGACCCTGTAAAGGCGGCATCCGACCTGTCTCGCAACACCCTAGTATACTGCATCCCTGCCTCAAGGAATACCAACCCTGAACAATCACGTTCAAGTCCCAGTGGCTGCCTGCGGTACGCCCCAAGGGGGAAGGACAAGCGGCGGAAAAATAACAGCAACGGACTAATGCTAAGTGGCCGCACGGGCACAGATCCATAA